One region of Gemmatimonadota bacterium genomic DNA includes:
- the selA gene encoding L-seryl-tRNA(Sec) selenium transferase, translating into MNGDLNKNVDYSIIPGVDRVLNEQAIQTLSKRCGTSVLTDMIRQAIDRVRGMMRDGEAVGTSREALTEWIVEDVQSQLAEQLAPNLRRVVNATGVILHTNLGRAPLSDVAVKHVVDIAGSYSNLELDLETGQRGSRTTLVEKLLCELTGAEAAAIANNNAAAVLLTLNTLAGGKEAIVSRGQLVEIGGSFRIPDIMARSGAQLVEVGTTNRTHLSDYENALTENTGVMLAVHPSNYKVMGFTAEVALEGMVVLGRQRGVPVAHDLGGGVLVNLRDYGLPYEPLVSDSISAGADVVMFSGDKVLGGPQCGIIVGTQNVVEQIRKNPLMRALRCGKLTYAALEATLKLFLNPEALAREHPTLRMLTEPVGMLEQRGQRLLQMIGELEEFTCELVDSDAQTGSGALPLENIPSVAVAISGGEILSLSNALRRYDPPVICYVRDEQLFLDLRTIKDDEVSIVGDAMKKGARG; encoded by the coding sequence ATGAATGGTGATTTAAACAAAAATGTAGATTATTCAATTATTCCCGGTGTAGATCGGGTGCTCAATGAACAGGCGATTCAGACGCTGTCAAAGCGCTGTGGGACGTCTGTTTTGACCGATATGATTCGGCAGGCGATAGACCGCGTGCGGGGGATGATGCGCGATGGTGAGGCGGTGGGTACGTCGCGTGAGGCGTTGACCGAATGGATTGTCGAGGATGTGCAGAGCCAATTGGCAGAACAACTTGCGCCAAATCTCAGGCGTGTTGTGAATGCGACCGGGGTTATCCTGCATACCAATTTGGGACGTGCGCCGCTGTCCGATGTCGCGGTGAAACACGTTGTTGATATTGCTGGCTCGTATAGCAATCTGGAGTTGGATCTGGAGACTGGACAGCGCGGATCGCGTACGACGCTTGTAGAAAAATTGCTGTGTGAGCTGACCGGCGCCGAAGCCGCTGCGATTGCAAATAACAATGCAGCGGCTGTTTTGTTGACGTTAAATACACTGGCGGGTGGCAAGGAGGCGATTGTGTCGCGCGGACAACTGGTCGAAATTGGCGGGTCGTTTCGAATTCCCGATATTATGGCGCGCAGTGGGGCGCAACTCGTCGAGGTGGGGACGACCAATCGCACTCATTTGAGCGATTACGAAAACGCTTTGACGGAAAATACAGGGGTGATGCTGGCGGTGCATCCGAGCAATTACAAGGTGATGGGGTTTACCGCCGAAGTTGCGCTGGAAGGTATGGTGGTGTTGGGACGACAACGCGGCGTGCCTGTGGCGCACGATTTGGGCGGTGGTGTGCTGGTCAATTTGCGGGATTACGGATTGCCTTATGAGCCGCTGGTGTCCGATAGTATTTCCGCCGGGGCAGATGTGGTGATGTTTAGTGGTGACAAGGTTCTCGGCGGGCCGCAGTGTGGAATTATTGTGGGTACACAAAATGTCGTAGAACAAATTCGCAAAAATCCCTTGATGCGCGCGTTGCGTTGTGGGAAGTTGACGTATGCTGCGCTGGAAGCGACGTTGAAGTTGTTCTTAAATCCAGAGGCATTGGCGCGCGAACATCCCACACTGCGCATGTTGACAGAGCCTGTGGGAATGCTTGAGCAGCGCGGTCAGCGGTTGTTGCAGATGATTGGTGAACTTGAGGAGTTTACGTGCGAACTGGTTGATTCCGATGCACAAACCGGCAGTGGTGCGCTGCCTTTGGAAAATATTCCGAGTGTTGCAGTCGCAATTTCCGGTGGCGAAATTTTGTCCCTTTCCAATGCGTTGCGCCGCTATGATCCGCCCGTTATTTGCTATGTGCGCGATGAGCAGTTATTTCTGGATTTGCGCACGATAAAAGATGACGAGGTGAGTATTGTGGGCGATGCGATGAAAAAAGGAGCGC
- a CDS encoding GWxTD domain-containing protein, whose amino-acid sequence MHAILTGFLTLCVLGTTLWAQEGGFDDPLLVQAVQAQSVRDYAKAQTLFEEYIKDLSEEEQALYRDLAQVAFPDDLEIYRDADTEKRAELIDRFWQRLDPSPLTKANERLIEHYRRVAYARQYYGQGQFPWDDRGEVYVRFGKPDHTSKSGDIQNEMDREIQDARQNYVNRRRIALRIRPGQPIFPVPAMSWWEYWVYADLEGGTEFDFVRRGKGNRYDFAPMPEGLSLSLTTDLLAYQSEVVLRQVAAHQPSVYDADIAELPVDFYYFPAGFRGEDGATRLEIYYGLPAEEMARLPIDEKTDQVMLDRGLAMFDSLWTEVYRLQDQLTFQAPSDQQVLDGAFIPGVLAFEVEAGLHYLSFQIRDVVSGKSQVYQQSLAVSDFSQYDDLLMSDIALAFFVGPSEEQGPFQKRGLKIIPMASKAFRPDQNAFVYFEVYNLKRDEFGRTRYRVDYSFRAQEKGIAPIRALRGLGRMLRLQEKRREVVISYEQSGDTTEDMAYVELDLKDAEPGGQEVRVKVTDLLADRDVKQEIAFKIVP is encoded by the coding sequence ATGCATGCGATATTGACGGGTTTTCTGACACTGTGTGTGTTGGGCACAACGCTTTGGGCGCAGGAGGGCGGTTTTGACGATCCGTTATTGGTTCAGGCGGTTCAGGCGCAGTCTGTTCGGGATTATGCGAAGGCGCAGACGCTGTTTGAAGAGTATATCAAAGACCTGTCAGAAGAAGAGCAGGCGCTCTATCGCGATTTGGCGCAGGTGGCATTTCCCGATGATCTGGAAATTTACCGGGATGCGGATACAGAGAAACGCGCAGAGTTGATTGATCGCTTTTGGCAACGCCTGGATCCCTCGCCGTTGACAAAGGCAAATGAGCGGCTTATTGAGCATTATCGGCGCGTGGCGTATGCGCGGCAATATTACGGTCAGGGACAGTTCCCCTGGGATGATCGGGGCGAGGTTTATGTGCGGTTTGGCAAACCCGATCACACGAGCAAGTCGGGCGATATTCAAAATGAGATGGACCGAGAGATACAGGATGCGCGGCAAAATTACGTGAATCGCAGACGCATTGCCCTGAGGATCAGGCCCGGGCAACCCATTTTTCCCGTGCCAGCGATGTCCTGGTGGGAATACTGGGTGTATGCGGATTTGGAGGGCGGTACAGAGTTTGATTTTGTGCGTCGCGGCAAGGGGAACAGGTATGATTTTGCACCGATGCCCGAGGGCTTGAGTCTGTCTTTGACAACGGATTTGCTGGCGTATCAGAGCGAGGTGGTTTTGCGGCAAGTGGCAGCGCATCAGCCCTCTGTTTACGATGCAGATATTGCCGAGCTTCCCGTTGATTTTTATTATTTTCCCGCTGGATTTCGCGGTGAAGATGGCGCGACGCGGCTGGAAATCTACTATGGATTGCCGGCAGAGGAAATGGCGCGGTTGCCCATTGATGAAAAAACCGATCAGGTGATGCTGGACCGCGGTCTTGCGATGTTTGATAGCTTGTGGACAGAGGTCTATCGCTTGCAGGATCAATTGACATTTCAGGCGCCATCAGACCAGCAAGTGTTGGATGGGGCGTTTATTCCGGGTGTGCTCGCGTTTGAGGTTGAAGCGGGGTTGCACTATCTCTCTTTCCAGATTCGCGACGTGGTGTCGGGAAAATCGCAAGTGTATCAGCAATCATTGGCCGTATCAGATTTTTCGCAATACGACGACTTGTTAATGAGCGATATTGCCCTCGCATTTTTTGTTGGGCCGAGTGAAGAGCAAGGTCCGTTTCAAAAACGCGGATTAAAAATTATTCCAATGGCGTCAAAGGCATTTCGCCCAGATCAAAATGCATTTGTCTATTTTGAAGTGTACAATTTGAAACGCGATGAATTTGGACGAACGAGGTATCGCGTGGATTATTCTTTTCGCGCTCAGGAAAAAGGGATTGCGCCGATTCGCGCGCTGCGTGGATTGGGTCGTATGTTGCGCTTGCAAGAGAAGCGCAGGGAAGTGGTGATTTCCTATGAGCAATCGGGTGATACCACAGAGGATATGGCGTATGTCGAATTGGACTTGAAAGACGCCGAGCCGGGCGGTCAGGAAGTCCGCGTCAAGGTGACGGATTTGCTGGCGGACCGCGATGTGAAGCAAGAGATTGCGTTTAAAATTGTGCCGTAG
- a CDS encoding class I fructose-bisphosphate aldolase: MAVAVQSGIDKIADYLGDDADDLLDYEALVNKNFLTLPGPDFIDRVFADSDRTIPVLNNLQRLYSAGRLSGTGYISILPIDQGIEHSGGASFAPNPIYFDPENIVKLAIEGGCNAVATTLGVLGMVARQYAHKIPFILKFNHNQLLTYPSQYDQVVFGQIEQAREMGCAGVGATIYFGSPESNRQIVEISEAFARAHELGLFTVLWCYLRNSAFATDDIDYHEAADLTGQANHLGVTIGADIIKQKLPTCNDGYTALDFGRTHDKVYTELTSDHPIDLCRYQVVNCYMGKAGLINSGGASSGASDYAEAVRTAVINKRAGGTGLISGRKAFQRSMHEGIQLLNDIQDVYLCPDVTIS, translated from the coding sequence ATGGCAGTAGCTGTTCAAAGTGGCATTGACAAAATCGCGGACTACCTCGGCGATGACGCTGACGACTTACTCGATTACGAAGCACTGGTGAACAAAAACTTTCTCACACTGCCCGGTCCCGACTTTATCGACCGGGTCTTTGCAGACTCTGACCGCACCATTCCCGTGCTCAACAACCTGCAACGCCTCTACAGTGCGGGGCGGCTCTCGGGCACGGGGTACATTTCCATTCTCCCCATTGATCAGGGGATCGAACACTCCGGCGGCGCTTCCTTTGCCCCCAACCCCATCTACTTTGACCCCGAAAACATCGTCAAACTCGCCATAGAAGGGGGCTGTAATGCCGTGGCAACCACACTGGGCGTACTCGGGATGGTCGCCCGCCAATACGCCCACAAAATCCCCTTTATCCTCAAGTTTAACCACAACCAACTGCTCACGTACCCATCCCAATACGATCAGGTCGTATTTGGACAAATCGAACAAGCCCGGGAAATGGGATGTGCAGGTGTGGGCGCCACAATTTATTTTGGCTCGCCCGAATCCAACCGACAAATTGTCGAAATCAGCGAAGCATTTGCCCGCGCACACGAACTGGGGCTATTTACCGTACTGTGGTGCTATTTGCGCAACTCGGCATTTGCAACCGACGACATCGACTACCACGAAGCCGCGGACCTCACGGGACAGGCCAACCACCTCGGTGTCACCATTGGCGCAGACATCATCAAACAAAAATTGCCGACCTGCAACGATGGTTACACAGCCCTGGATTTTGGACGCACCCACGACAAAGTCTATACCGAACTCACATCTGATCACCCCATTGACCTGTGCCGCTATCAGGTCGTCAATTGTTACATGGGCAAAGCCGGACTGATCAATTCCGGGGGCGCATCCTCAGGCGCCAGTGATTATGCCGAAGCCGTGCGAACCGCTGTAATCAACAAACGCGCCGGAGGCACCGGCCTCATCTCTGGGCGCAAAGCATTTCAACGATCCATGCACGAAGGCATCCAACTCCTCAACGACATACAAGACGTCTATCTCTGCCCCGATGTAACCATCTCCTGA
- a CDS encoding HEPN domain-containing protein yields MRLARIDRTLEKCEEHLSDTDAFGTEIESLLTQSLLVIMCAEFERKIKELIREKCSSVEDESIVEFMESCINAVFRSIRVNEISGLLNPYKERFTQKIMDNKIQETLYSNIITNRNQVAHAEGSNATFKDVKEFYEEGHIVLDFFSEALLEDDTDSSSGS; encoded by the coding sequence ATGCGCCTTGCACGAATTGATAGAACTTTGGAGAAATGTGAAGAACATTTGTCTGATACAGATGCATTTGGGACCGAGATAGAGAGCTTATTAACTCAGTCTTTATTGGTTATCATGTGCGCGGAGTTCGAACGAAAGATTAAAGAACTTATCCGTGAAAAGTGTTCCTCGGTTGAAGATGAATCAATAGTAGAGTTTATGGAATCTTGTATAAATGCTGTTTTTAGGAGCATAAGGGTCAATGAAATTTCAGGGTTACTAAATCCCTATAAAGAACGATTCACACAAAAGATAATGGATAACAAAATTCAGGAGACTCTCTATAGCAATATTATTACAAATCGCAACCAAGTAGCACATGCAGAAGGGAGTAATGCGACCTTCAAGGATGTGAAGGAGTTTTATGAAGAAGGTCACATTGTATTGGATTTTTTTTCTGAAGCGCTGCTTGAAGATGATACCGACTCAAGTAGCGGATCGTAG